The Xanthomonas fragariae genome has a segment encoding these proteins:
- a CDS encoding DUF4398 domain-containing protein, with protein MTASFAYLRRSLYGIAFFMVLSSPVAAQVAPELTAAEQAVQRATQADADQYAPDLVNLARQELMQAQQAQLDKRQRKQVPQIALRAAADADLAKARSEEAVVAAQLEQRRKEVAQLQNSLNTGESGR; from the coding sequence ATGACGGCTAGCTTCGCATACTTGCGGCGATCCCTGTACGGCATCGCCTTTTTCATGGTTCTTTCCTCTCCTGTCGCCGCCCAGGTGGCACCGGAGCTCACCGCCGCCGAACAGGCCGTGCAACGCGCCACCCAGGCCGATGCCGACCAATATGCCCCCGATCTGGTCAACCTGGCCCGCCAGGAACTGATGCAGGCCCAGCAGGCGCAACTGGACAAGCGCCAGCGCAAGCAGGTGCCACAGATCGCCTTGCGCGCAGCCGCCGATGCCGATTTGGCCAAGGCACGCAGCGAAGAAGCGGTGGTCGCCGCCCAGCTGGAACAGCGCCGCAAAGAAGTTGCGCAGCTGCAGAACAGCCTCAACACCGGGGAGAGTGGCCGATGA
- a CDS encoding YdcH family protein, producing MFEGQPQTEIDALVKSDPEFKQLYQRHKLLNKKCMDAELGVLPIDDVTLGQMKREKLQAKEKLTRMYDQLTH from the coding sequence ATGTTCGAAGGGCAACCGCAGACCGAAATCGACGCATTGGTCAAGTCCGATCCCGAGTTCAAGCAGCTGTACCAACGCCACAAGCTTTTGAACAAGAAATGCATGGATGCCGAACTTGGCGTGCTCCCCATCGATGACGTGACCTTGGGCCAGATGAAACGCGAAAAATTGCAGGCCAAAGAAAAGCTCACCCGGATGTACGACCAGCTCACGCACTGA